Proteins from one Larimichthys crocea isolate SSNF chromosome XX, L_crocea_2.0, whole genome shotgun sequence genomic window:
- the LOC104923473 gene encoding collagen alpha-1(VII) chain-like — EEWERRRAEIERGREGGYDEETGQPYPYPPEYFYLKGQPGENGNPGRKGEIGEKGQKGEPGIGHRGPEGQAGPPGQKGEPGESGPAGAQGIQGIRGNAGTQGTPGLRGPPGDPGEPGREGDRGKRGKNGSPGAPGLRGELGPQGLSGVPGVKGEKGVSIPGEPGARGLAGFAGRKGEKGTPGIKGTPGNLGLKGLRGIKGEKGDRGLPGVRGERGSVLQIQGPRGFKGSKGDAGERGPPGFDGDKGEKGEDGPPGVKGLKGDAGTKGALGRFGARGPVGQKGDSGEPGLNGVMGRNGDHGVDGAKGDKGDLGLQGQKGNQGDPGEPGLPGDNGEKGEKGFRGLPGRIGSPGLDGEKGDTGFAGTPGTPGLNGLTGRKGDKGEGGINGVDGDPGVKGVKGAAGFPGFPGFKGSAGISGRDGDEGPPGLPGLRGDPGSKGERGRRGRSKPCQRGAPGTPGLRGESGTVGTEGGKGEKGEPGLSAEEVKELVTQEVVEKCGLEYKFMVRSVDPDGTTSVAEKKNTSDDVLASLNRDLQEEEGEEWEEYGDKEGEMTSPAPVIYGEKGILPNHTDSPAGETAEWGQRKKRRVFGTNTADRCLEPMLEGYCSEYVLLWYFHPHSGECRPFVYGGCGGNRNQFSSRQECESWCGKERSGKEYQSDHR; from the exons gaggagtgggagaGAAGGAGGGCGGAGAttgagagggggagagaaggggGTTATGATGAGGAGACTGGACAACCATACCCATACCCCCCAGAGTATTTTTACCTGAAG GGACAACCAGGTGAGAATGGAAACCCAGGACGAAAG GGTGAAATTGgtgaaaaaggacaaaag GGAGAGCCAGGTATCGGCCACAGAGGTCCGGAAGGTCAGGCTGGTCCTCCGGGACAGAAG GGTGAACCAGGTGAGTCAGGGCCTGCAGGTGCTCAAGGCATCCAGGGTATCCGTGGTAATGCAGGCACCCAGGGCACCCCAGGCCTTAGGGGTCCACCAGGGGACCCAGGAGAGCCGGGCAGAGAG GGTGACCGGGGTAAAAGGGGGAAGAACGGATCACCTGGAGCTCCTGGACTTCGAGGGGAGCTAGGGCCTCAG GGTCTGTCTGGCGTACCTGGAGTAAAAGGAGAAAAG GGTGTCAGTATTCCTGGAGAGCCTGGTGCTCGGGGTTTGGCTGGCTTTGCAGGCAGAAAG ggtGAAAAAGGCACTCCAGGTATTAAAGGAACTCCTGGGAATCTA gGCCTAAAAGGGTTGCGTGGCATTAAAGGTGAAAAG GGGGACCGAGGGTTACCtggagtcagaggagaaagg GGGAGTGTTCTTCAAATTCAAGGACCTCGTGGATTTAAGGGTTCCAAAGGAGACGCG gGTGAGCGAGGCCCACCAGGTTTTGATGGAGATAAAGGAGAAAAGGGCGAGGACGGTCCTCCTGGAGTTAAG GGCTTAAAGGGCGATGCAGGCACTAAAGGTGCATTGGGGCGTTTTGGAGCACGAGGACCAGTAGGCCAGAAG GGAGATTCAGGAGAGCCAGGACTTAATGGAGTGATG GGTCGCAATGGAGACCATGGAGTTGATGGGGCCAAGGGAGACAAAGGAGATTTAGGACTGCAAGGCCAGAAGGGTAATCAG GGTGATCCAGGAGAACCAGGATTACCAGGAGACAATGGGGAGAAGGGAGAGAAG GGTTTCAGAGGTTTACCTGGACGCATCGGGAGTCCAGGCTTGGATGGTGAAAAG GGAGATACAGGATTTGCTGGCACCCCTGGTACACCAGGCTTGAATGGACTCACAGGACGAAAG GGTGATAAGGGAGAAGGCGGCATCAATGGTGTTGATGGTGATCCAGGAGTGAAAGGAGTAAAG GGTGCAGCAGGTTTCCCAGGTTTCCCGGGGTTTAAGGGGTCAGCAGGGATTTCAGGAAGGGATGGAGATGAAGGACCACCAGGACTCCCTGGACTCCGTGGGGACCCAGGATCTAAG GGTGAGAGGGGCAGAAGGGGCAGATCGAAGCCATGTCAGAGGGGAGCACCCGGGACTCCAGGACTCagaggagagagt gGTACAGTGGGCACTGAAGGAGGAAAAGGGGAGAAGGGGGAACCTGGGCTCTCT GCTGAAGAAGTGAAGGAGCTAGTCACCCAGGAGGTGGTAGAAAAGTGTg GGTTGGAATACAAGTTCATGGTAAGGTCTGTGGATCCAGATGGAACAACCTCAGtggcagagaagaaaaatacgTCAGATGATGTGTTGGCATCCCTCAACCGTGATCTCCAAGAGGAAGAAGGTGAAGAATGGGAAGAATatggagacaaagagggagaaatGACCAGTCCCGCCCCTGTGATCTACGGGGAAAAAGGGATCCTGCCAAACCACACTG ATTCTCCTGCGGGAGAGACTGCAGAGTggggacagaggaagaaaagaagggtATTTGGAACAAACACTGCTG ACCGTTGCCTGGAGCCAATGTTAGAGGGGTACTGTTCAGAATATGTTCTGCTCTGGTACTTTCACCCTCACTCGGGGGAATGCAGGCCGTTTGTGTACGGGGGCTGCGGTGGCAACAGAAACCAATTCAGCTCAAGACAGGAGTGTGAGAGTTGGTGTGGGAAGGAGAGGAGTGGTAAAGAGTACCAGTCAGATCACAGATGA
- the copg2 gene encoding coatomer subunit gamma-2 produces MIKKFDKKDEESGSGSNPFQHLEKSAVLQEARIFNETPINPRRCLHILTKIIYLLNQGEHFGTTEATEAFFAMTRLFQSNDQTLRRMCYLTIKEMANISEDVIIVTSSLTKDMTGKEDVYRGPAIRALCRITDTTMLQAIERYMKQAIVDKVPSVSSSALVSSLHMVKMSYDVVKRWVNEAQEAASSDNIMVQYHALGLLYHLRKNDRLAVTKMLNKFTKSGLKSPFAYCMLIRIASKLLDETEGGHDSPLFDFIESCLRNKNEMVVYEAASAIVHMPNCTARELAPAVSVLQLFCSSPKAALRYAAVRTLNKVAMKHPSAVTACNLDLENLITDSNRSIATLAITTLLKTGSESSVDRLMKQISSFVSEISDEFKVVVVQAISALCQKYPRKHSVMMNFLSNMLRDDGGFEYKRAIVDCIISIIEENPESKETGLAHLCEFIEDCEHTVLATKILHLLGKEGPRTPQPSKYIRFIFNRVVLESEAVRAAAVSALAKFGAQNDDLLPSVLVLMQRCMMDSDDEVRDRATFYMNVLQQKQKALNAAYIFNGLSVSIPGLEKSLHQYTLEPSEKPFDMKSVPLATTPITEQKTEITPIATSKLPEKLAPSRQDIYQEQLAAIPEFQGLGPLFKSSDQVQLTEAETEYVVRCVKHTFARHMVFQFDCTNTLNDQLLQKVVVQMEPSEAYEVIHYIPAPSLPYSQPNSCYTLVRLPEDDPTAVSCTFSCTMKYLVRDCDPNTGEPDDDGYDDEYVLEDLEVTVADHIQKVLKPNFAAAWEEVGDDFEKEETFALSSVRTLDEAVGNIISFLGMQPCERSDKVPENKNSHVLFLAGVFRGGHDVLVRARLALADGVTMQVTVRSGEETVVDVILASVG; encoded by the exons ATGATTAAAAAGTTTGACAAGAAGGACGAGGAGTCCG GAAGTGGCTCAAACCCTTTCCAGCATCTGGAGAAGAGTGCAGTGCTGCAAGAG GCGCGTATCTTCAACGAGACTCCTATCAACCCGAGAAGATGCCTCCACATTCTCACCAAGATTATCTACCTCCTCAACCAG GGAGAGCACTTTGGGACCACAGAGGCCACGGAGGCCTTCTTTGCGATGACCAGGCTCTTCCAGTCCAATGAT CAAACCCTGAGGAGGATGTGCTACCTGACCATCAAAGAGATGGCCAACATCTCTGAGGATGTCATCATTGTCACTAGCAG CCTGACCAAAGACATGACAGGGAAGGAAGATGTGTACCGCGGACCTGCCATCAGAGCGCTCTGCAGGATCACAGAT aCCACCATGCTGCAGGCCATAGAGAGATACATGAAGCAGGCTATTGTTGACAAGGTGCCCAGTGTGTCCAGTTCAGCCCTGGTCTCCTCACTG cacaTGGTGAAAATGAGCTACGATGTGGTGAAGCGTTGGGTGAATGAAGCCCAGGAAGCGGCTTCCAGCGACAACATCATGGTCCAG TACCACGCCCTGGGCCTGTTGTATCATCTCAGGAAGAACGACCGCCTCGCCGTCACCAAGATGCTCAACAAGTTCACCAAGTCTGGTCTCAAGTCTCCCTTCGCCTACTGCATGCTCATCAGGATCGCCAGCAAACTGCTGGACGAGACCGAGGGAGG TCACGACAGCCCCCTGTTTGACTTCATCGAGAGCTGCCTGAGGAACAAGAATGAGATGGTGGTGTATGAGGCTGCCTCTGCCATTGTCCACATGCCCAACTGTACAGCCAGGGAGCTGGCCCCTGCTGTGTCTG TGCTGCAGCTCTTCTGCAGTTCTCCCAAAGCAGCCTTGAGATACGCTGCAGTCAGGACCCTCAACAAG GTGGCAATGAAGCATCCATCAGCCGTGACTGCCTGCAACCTGGACTTGGAGAACCTGATCACCGACTCGAACCGCAGCATCGCCACGCTGGCCATCACCACTCTGCTTAAGACCGGCAGTGAGAGCAGCGTGGACCGTCTCATGAAACAGATCTCCTCGTTTGTTTCCGAGATCTCGGACGAGTTCAAG GTGGTGGTGGTCCAGGCCATCAGCGCTCTGTGCCAGAAGTATCCCAGGAAGCACAGCGTCATGATGAACTTCTTATCCAACATGCTCAGAGATGAT GGCGGCTTTGAATACAAGCGGGCCATCGTGGActgcatcatcagcatcattgaGGAGAACCCAGAGAGCAAAGAGACGGGCTTGGCCCACCTCTGCGAGTTCATCGAGGACTGCGAGCACACAGTGCTGGCCACAAAGATCCTGCACCTGCTGGGCAAAGAGGGCCCGCGCACCCCGCAACCCTCCAAATACATCCGCTTCATCTTCAACCGAGTGGTGCTGGAGAGCGAGGCTGTTCgtgcag CTGCAGTCAGCGCTCTGGCTAAATTTGGAGCTCAAAACGACGATCTGCTGCCAAGCGTCCTGGTTCTCATGCAGAG GTGCATGATGGACAGCGATGATGAAGTGCGCGACAGAGCTACTTTCTACATGAACGTgctgcagcagaagcagaaggcTCTGAACGCTGCCTACATCTTCAAcg GTCTGTCTGTTTCCATTCCCGGCCTGGAGAAGTCCCTCCACCAGTACACTTTGGAGCCCTCGGAGAAGCCTTTCGACATGAAGTCTGTCCCTCTGGCCACCACTCCTATCACAGAACAGAAGACAG AAATCACCCCTATTGCCACCAGCAAACTGCCAGAAAAGCTGGCCCCATCACGCCAGGACATTTATCAGG AACAACTGGCGGCCATCCCAGAGTTCCAAGGTCTCGGCCCACTCTTCAAATCGTCCGACCAGGTGCAGCTGACGGAGGCTGAGACAGAATACGTGGTGCGCTGCGTCAAACACACCTTCGCCAGGCACATGGTGTTCCAGTTCGACTGTACAAACACCCTGAATGACCAGCTTCTGCAGAAG GTCGTAGTACAGATGGAGCCATCAGAGGCCTATGAGGTGATACACTACATCCCGGCTCCAAGCCTCCCATACAGTCAGCCGAATTCCTGCTACACTCTGGTTCGCCTGCCTGAAGACGACCCAACAGCTG TGTCTTGTACGTTCAGTTGTACCATGAAGTACCTAGTCAGAGACTGCGACCCCAACACAGGAGAACCTGACGATGACGGTTACGATGATGAATACGTG CTGGAAGATCTGGAGGTGACGGTTGCCGACCACATCCAGAAGGTTTTGAAACCAAACTTTGCAGCGGCGTGGGAAGAAGTGGGAGACGACTTTGAGAAAGAAGAAACTTTTGCCCTGTCGTCTGTACGAACTTTAGACG AGGCGGTCGGTAACATCATCAGCTTCCTGGGAATGCAGCCATGTGAGCGCTCGGATAAAGTTCCTGAAAACAAGAACTCGCACGTCCTCTTCCTCGCTG gTGTGTTTCGGGGAGGTCATGACGTGCTGGTTCGTGCTCGCCTGGCACTGGCCGATGGCGTCACCATGCAGGTGACGGTCCGCAGCGGCGAAGAGACGGTTGTTGATGTCATCCTGGCGTCCGTGGGTTAA
- the ucn3l gene encoding urocortin 3, like, which produces MLSSLKTLLLLSVLCTPTSSLCLRLYQSRSDLLCDDQMAVGVRSDEDEPGYSPVDGWGSLLQSAEYLASSSSSSSSSSSASSSSSAESSREKRTSSPANYRFMSRTKLRGQMLRNSSKGDRRSRVTLSLDVPTNIMNVLFDVAKAKNLRAKAAENARLLAQIGRRK; this is translated from the coding sequence ATGCTGTCGTCCCTGAagaccctgctgctgctctcggTCCTGTGCACGCCGACCTCCAGCCTGTGCCTCCGCCTCTACCAGTCCCGCTCCGATCTCCTGTGCGACGATCAGATGGCAGTCGGGGTCCGGAGCGACGAAGACGAGCCAGGTTACTCGCCCGTAGATGGCTGGGGGTCCCTCCTGCAGTCCGCGGAGTAtctcgcctcctcctcttcttcctcttcttcctcatcctccgcttcttcctcttcttctgccgAATCCAGCCGGGAGAAAAGGACTTCAAGTCCCGCAAACTATCGCTTCATGAGCCGAACGAAGCTCAGAGGGCAGATGCTCCGCAACAGCAGCAAAGGGGACCGGAGAAGCAGGGTGACCCTGTCCCTGGACGTCCCAACCAACATCATGAACGTCCTCTTTGATGTGGCCAAGGCCAAAAACCTGCGCGCAAAGGCGGCGGAGAACGCGCGTTTGCTGGCTCAGATTGGACGGAGAAAGTGA